Genomic DNA from Microcoleus sp. AS-A8:
TCTCTTGCATTGCGTGACCCTGAATCAGCGCATCGGTATGTGGCCTTATACCTTTCAGGTAATCGGGGGAAGTCGTGATGCACTCAATTAACCCAGTGCGATCGCATCCCTCCCCTTTCCTACAAAATTGATTGGCGCTCAAGCTATCAGCTAATTCTCCCCTATCTTATTGTCAAATCGCGTCTAAGTTGAATATTAAATTTAGACAAAATTGATATAACGTCGGCGATCGCGCCAATACCATTAGCGCAGATTATAGGAGCAGAAAATGTGCGATCACGTCACTCAAATTTCAGATATAATGCGATCGCCGTCACAGATTTCAGAAATCTCCCAGTGTTAAATATTTAAAATTGATGGCATGGCGATCGCGGCAAAACTATTCCCTTGTTTCTTGCTACATGAAAAATATTTATTGAAGTAAGGAACAACCAACAGATTTAGTAGGAGATTCCAATGGAAATTGAAATGGCAAAAATAGGCGATCACGGAATACGCTTTAATCTCTGGATTGATTTTTCACAATTAAATGCCATCTTTAGTGATACGGATGGCAATTTACAGCCAGTTGCCAGAAAAGACTGCGGTAACACACACATTGTGTTGGCTCCGCTTCAAGATCAATTGTTGCGCGGTCGCTGCAAAATTAAAGGCTGGATATTCTGGACTCCAGTGGTTAATAATGCCCCTGAAGCCTCGGACAGAGAAAGAATAGCCAAATTTATTTCTGAGTTACCCAATGCAAATTTTATTCAAGATCTCACCCAACTCGATCAGATCTACCGTTGGGCGGAGTGGAAAAACGAGTGTATCTGGATAGCCAAGTGCTTCATGGCCGGACGCGGCTCAGTGGATAATCCGCTCCTCAGGCCATTAGAAGAGGGGGAAATTGACCAGTATTATCACGATTCTTGCTGGCTAACCGTAGATTTCTACGAAAACCTGTGGAAATTAATCCACCTTAAGGATCGACGCATCAAGGCAGCATTCAACAAGCTGGAGTGGTCTTTCGAGTCGCCCCGCCAATTACTGGAAGAGATTATCGCAAGTGAAATCAATGGTGAATTTTCCAATATCCTGAAGCCTCGCTATGAGCACCACGTCAAGGAGCTTAAAAAACTGGCGAAGCTAGCACATCGCAGTTACAAAGGTTTCCTTAGCCAAAAAGACAGAACAGAGCTGGCCAGACTCAAAGAAAAACACTCGCAACCTAATACCTGGCTTACGCGATTGATTGATGTATCTCGCGGACTTGCAGAAACAGACGAGTTCTTCCAAGTCCGGGTGGCGATACATGACGAAATCATGAGAGGGATTTGCAAACTACAGCAAGACGCAGCTTGCAAACCAGAATTGAGGCGACAAGGACAGATCAGTGAAATTTGGATCGATGGAGCTAAAAGGATCGGAATCAATAACGGCTGGCGAGCTTAACAAAACTTTGCACTTAGACGTTATGGACTGAAAAGCTTTTTAGCCTCATCCTAAAAACAGTCAAGGACACACCAGAGGAAGCTTAACGGCAATTATGTTCCTGAAGCGATCGCCTTAAGCCGCCCCTTAAACCGCAAAAAAACGGTTGCCCCTGCTGCCCATGCCTGAAAACCTGCTGCTTCAACAGCACGGCAAAAGACACCGGACAACCGGAGTCATATTAAATGATATTTCAACGTTAGCCTATTAAGGCTGACTTTGGAAAGCAAAAAAAGCAGCAGGGCTTCCCCCCGTCACCCAACTAGGAGAAGCTCTACAATGAAAGAAATCTTCAACTGTGATAATGGTATCACGAATCAAGCGACAGTTACAACGTTTGAACCGAGACCCTGCCTCTGGGTGTCCGAGCCGATCGCCGCGAGGTGTTTGTCAGAATGCTTTTATGTTGCAAACCATGTGTCTGATGTGAAGCCCGGTGAGCACTTTATCGCGCTAAAAAATGAGCTTGAAATTCGCAAATTGGCTCAAAAGCTAATTTCTGTTGGGGCTGAAATCAAGGTTTACCAGCTCGAAAGTGCGATCGAAAATTTACTCGCAGGGGTTGGAATTAGCGCAGCACCAATGTTTATGCTGGGCGCGCTTCCCTATAGGGATTGGCTTAAATCCAGAAAGGAAGTGCCTTTAGATCTGGAAGACGCAGTTGCGATCGCCGAACACACAATCAAGTCGGAGCCGGATTCACCAGAGCGTATGATTGCCTTAGATATTTTGGGCAGAAGAGCTGGAATGAATGATTATAGGTGGCACAAAGATTATTTGAATGGTATCCGAGCAAAGCTGGAAGAGGCTTTAGCCTTACCCGATGGTAAGATTGCGGGTTCCCCCAGTTCTGGGGAACTTACCCTTGAGCAGGTGACGGAAAAAATCGACGAACTGATAGCCCTTGGTGCGACCGGCTCTTATTTGACAGGGCAGCTTAATCGTCTCGCCGCTGTAAGCCAATACTACATCGGCGAACTCCGGAAGTTTTATTACGAAAGGTTGGGCGAAGCCGATCTAGAGGAATCTCGCACCGAGCGTAAAGCAGAAGTTGAAAACCTGTTGAAAATCGGGAAGTCTCAACTTGAGCTGCAAGACTATCTCGATTCAGCAGTTGCTTGCCCACTAGAGCGGGTAGCAGGATGGATGGGCACAACTCCAGTTGCCATGCTCACCACTCTTTATCCGGTAATCGGCTCCTTGTTGGAGGTTGGCACTCGCCTAGAGTTAATAAAAGCCACCGATCATTATGCTTTACCCGTTATCTACGCAGGCCTTGTGTGTGAGTCTGGCGGAGGAAAAACCCCTGCACAGAAAACTGTACTCAAACCGCTATTCGCGCTACAAGCTGAAGCAGAAATTGAGTACAAAGAGCGGCTCTCGCAGTACCAGCAAGAGCTATCTGAGTGGAAAAAGGTCAAGGACAATGATCAGCCAGCACCAGAGCAGCCTGTGCCCCATGAATACTACACCACGGATGCCACCAGTGAGGCGATCGCATTAATTCAAAGTCAGCAGCCTAACAGGGGGTTCTTGGGGTGGTTTGATGAATTACCCGCCTTGTTCAAGTCTCAAGGGCAATACAAGAGCGGACGGGGCGCGGACGGGGAGAAAATTCTCTCAGGACGGGATGGCACAGGTTTTAAAGTGAACCGCGCCTCTGGGAAGCGGTTGGTAGTTGACCAATCAGCCTACAGCATCACTGGCTCCTTGCAGCCTTTAATCCTGCGTCAAATGATGGGCGACTTTACCGACGCTAACGGGCAATGGGCGCGTTTCCTTTGGACAGTAATGCAAGTTCAGCCGGCTCCTTATCCCGATGACGCCATTCCTTTTGATGTCACTGGCCTACTCAAAGGTATTTACAAGCGTCTCAAGAATCTTCCGGCTACCACTTACACTCTCTCGCCGCCAGCTAAGAAAGTCTATCGCAGATGGTACAACGAACTCGACCAATTGAAAATGAGTGAGTCTCGCCAGGGTATGAGAGCAGTTTTCGCCAAGATGAAAGGTGATACCGGAGTTTTGGCGTTATTGCTGCACTGTTTTAATGGCTGCGTCCATGAAGGCTCTACTCCCGATTCAGAGATTGACGAACAGACAATGGTGGCAGCGATCAAGTTGGCCAAACATCACATCGGGCAAGTAAAACTCATTCACTCAGAAGGTGATGCAGCCAATGGAGAGATCGCTGCCATTCATACAAAAATCATCCAACTGTCTGAACGTAAGGGCTGGCTCAAGGCAGCAGACATGCGCGATATAGATCGCCAAATCAAAAAACAATTCACCGCTGATGACATTCGCAGGCACTTCCGAGAATTAGAAGCTTCCGGCTTTGGTCAGACCAGGGGTGAGGGTACAAAACTGATGTGGTCGATCTATCAAGACAATGATTCGCCACCAGTGTACAAACTCAGGACAAACTCAGGACAAACTCAGGACAACCCCCCAAATACGACAAGTGCCTCCAGTCTTTGTGTTCAGTCTTTTGTTGTAAATTACTCAGGACAAACTCAGGGCAACTCAGGACAAACTCAGGACACCCTAAAAAGCACTGGAAGTGCTTCCAGTCTTTGTGTTCAGCAATCATCGGTAGAAACTCAGGACACTCAGGACAGTTTTGCTGTTGCACAAAGAAATCTGGTAGATGTCCACACAACTGGAAATGAAATAAAGGATGCTGCCCCGAATTTTGATGTCCTGAGTTGTCCTGAGTTCGTAAGCGAGTCTCGTAACTCAACAACAGTGTGCATTCCAGCTCAGGACAAGACTCAGGACAACTGCCCTGGGACTGTCCTGAGTTGTCCTGAGTTGCTGGAATCGGAGGAAGCTATCGCAGACCTAGCGGAAATACTGGAATTTTGTAGCAGCAAAGAAATGCTTGCCGAACTCAGGAGTACAAATGGCTTCACACCCTCCGTGATGAGCAAGGCTAGCAAGCGGCTATCGGCGGACAAACACAATCAAATAAAAGAATGGGTGCTTCAATTGAATAATCAGGATCAACAGCAGCAGCCCCATAAAACAGAAGGGAAAGTAGGAAAGCGAATCCGGTACAGCGGCGAGTACTCTGGTGAGTTATCTGCCATCTCAAAGAATGGCGAATTTTTTGTTACGTGGGATGTGTCGAGTCAAAGGCAGGCGCAAAGGCGCAACCGTGAGCTGCCACTAGTGCTAAAGGCTGGTGATTTTGAGGTGACGCCATGATGCGATCATTCTCCTTTGGCTGAATGGCGTTGATGAATTGGTGTAAAACCAGGGTCATTTGTAAAAATAGTCAGTTTGCGGAGTAGGGTGAGGACGTTAGAGCGGATTAATGACCGAGGGGTATGAACCTCCCCTCAGTCATCTGGGGTACGCAATAGAGTAGGGAGTTCTTTGGTGCATCTACCAAAAAGCCTATGGATGTTGAAGAACTCCTTGGTGAGTCGTGGCATCCTCCTTCTCGGACAGTGCATGACCATGAACGCGATCGCTTGTTCAGGGTTCACGGCATTCGTGTTGTCGAGCATTATGATGCGATCTGCTGTTTTCAACATCCAGACGAAGTGGTGCGGGAGTTCCTGGAGATTTTAAGGCAGGCATGACAACATAAATCGCCACTTATCCTTGACGGGTGAGCGGAACTTACTACTATTGTGCAGTGAGGGAATATGGAAAAC
This window encodes:
- a CDS encoding YfjI family protein — encoded protein: MKEIFNCDNGITNQATVTTFEPRPCLWVSEPIAARCLSECFYVANHVSDVKPGEHFIALKNELEIRKLAQKLISVGAEIKVYQLESAIENLLAGVGISAAPMFMLGALPYRDWLKSRKEVPLDLEDAVAIAEHTIKSEPDSPERMIALDILGRRAGMNDYRWHKDYLNGIRAKLEEALALPDGKIAGSPSSGELTLEQVTEKIDELIALGATGSYLTGQLNRLAAVSQYYIGELRKFYYERLGEADLEESRTERKAEVENLLKIGKSQLELQDYLDSAVACPLERVAGWMGTTPVAMLTTLYPVIGSLLEVGTRLELIKATDHYALPVIYAGLVCESGGGKTPAQKTVLKPLFALQAEAEIEYKERLSQYQQELSEWKKVKDNDQPAPEQPVPHEYYTTDATSEAIALIQSQQPNRGFLGWFDELPALFKSQGQYKSGRGADGEKILSGRDGTGFKVNRASGKRLVVDQSAYSITGSLQPLILRQMMGDFTDANGQWARFLWTVMQVQPAPYPDDAIPFDVTGLLKGIYKRLKNLPATTYTLSPPAKKVYRRWYNELDQLKMSESRQGMRAVFAKMKGDTGVLALLLHCFNGCVHEGSTPDSEIDEQTMVAAIKLAKHHIGQVKLIHSEGDAANGEIAAIHTKIIQLSERKGWLKAADMRDIDRQIKKQFTADDIRRHFRELEASGFGQTRGEGTKLMWSIYQDNDSPPVYKLRTNSGQTQDNPPNTTSASSLCVQSFVVNYSGQTQGNSGQTQDTLKSTGSASSLCVQQSSVETQDTQDSFAVAQRNLVDVHTTGNEIKDAAPNFDVLSCPEFVSESRNSTTVCIPAQDKTQDNCPGTVLSCPELLESEEAIADLAEILEFCSSKEMLAELRSTNGFTPSVMSKASKRLSADKHNQIKEWVLQLNNQDQQQQPHKTEGKVGKRIRYSGEYSGELSAISKNGEFFVTWDVSSQRQAQRRNRELPLVLKAGDFEVTP